The genomic DNA cttaaaacagaataaatgaacATTATCGTCTTCTGCGCTTGAGCCTCACTCTTTCGTTCATTAATTCAAGTATCAAGTCAGgtgaaagtgtttttcattATGACTACAAATGTCTTTGAAATGGGCCTTTAATGGGCCCAATGGGAGTTGGAGCTGCTTTGTTATCGCTCCACATGTCTGTGTGGTGTCAAGTCATGTTCTCGGTTGTGCgctccaatgtgtgtgtgtgtatgcataatcaatcaatcaatcaatggaTGCTTACATACATTTGTAAAACATGTCTACtgatgcgcgtgtgtgtgtgtgtgtgtgtgtgtgtgtgtgtgtgtgtggcctctaTCTCATTAGTGCCCTTTGTCACCGTTTGATCTGTGGCCTGCCTCCTTTCGGTCCATTGTGCTCGTATCATCAATGCATCCAGACCTGCGGACCACATGGACCGGTGAATTGGCTTTGCCGTGCTGCGGCAGCgcgggggagggtggggggtggaggcGGGGGGTTGCATTCGGAGGAAAACAAGGCAGGAGAGGTTAAGATAAAGTTGCTTTGAACAAATTCTCTCTTTGATCAGGGCGGCTCAGCGGTGAAAAGGCTTTCCCTCCCGCCAAGTCAGAGCCTGTTGGGagcggagagacggagacacGCATTGTTCTGTTTCATCTCGccctctgtttttccttctctttttttttttgtatatatatctactttttccttcttcttctccctctttcactcacTGTTGTCGAGCTGTGTACACTCCTCCGCTCCTTTGTCATGGAGAGTGCCGGGGCCCTTTCTCTCACGACGCCACAAAAGCACgcgtatgcacacacacacacacacacactcacacacacacacacaatgacttaAAAGCATTACTGAACACACTCGCATTAGAATGCCGAGTGTAATTAGAAATGCTGGGATGCAGCGGGGATATCTTCTCTGACAGAAGTCGTTGATCAGGCAAAAGTGtttctgcttttgtgttttatatcacTATAAATTCAATagatcttgattttttttggactgtttgtCGGACATAAACAAGCAACATGAAGTTGCTACTTTGGGTTCTGGGGAGTTGTAATTTttggatttattcatttatttttaacttcaacttttattttattggacCGAACGAATCCACTTGAACATAAGATACAGAAAACATGATCAAATTTATGAAATGcagcctgaccgatatggattcTTGGGTGCATATGCGGATATTATGGAGTAAATTATTGTCTGATACCGATATATGGGCCGATATAAATAATAGGGAAGAAAATTGGCAATATTCCTAAGATTTCGTTATCAAAACtgtatgaaaaaatgtaattgatgcttgatattttacactataaccatgaactttattataaatacgtatgaatgaaaagaaaactcaaatacaaccaaatatatagaacttgaattaagaaaagagaagaaaaacatgaatattcatcttttctgcattaatTATTCTGTAAAAAACATCGGCCACCTGACATGTCGGTCAGGCTCTGAAACTCACATAAAATGTAAGTTACACACTTTTCCGATtatgaaaaaatgacagaaacatataTTGATCGGCTACAAACCAATTATCGGTGTTAATGTCGTGGCTGATCGGTGGCCCGACCTGCTTTTTGTGGGTGAAAACTTctcattgatattttttttattagctttCTCACATTCTTTAGTagaattggttttttttttaaaactgtcaaGCCCATTGATTATTTCCTCCAATCCGGTTTCGTTCGGCCCAGGTTTATCAGCTCGACATGCACCGAGGGGACCTGGGACTGTAGCAACCAGCTCAATGGctccgactctctctctctctctctcacacacacacacacacacacacacacacacacacacacacacacacacacacacacacacacacacacacacacacacacacacacacacacacacacacacacacacacacacacacacacacacacacacagagggatgaTATATTGTGGGGACTCtcttttatacctttttttctaaagcagGAGTATCAGTACAGAAAAGGGCCGTGCAGCCAACCGCAGATTGGATGAATAGAAGCTGAATGGATGTTGCCATGGATGTGTTTATAGCTattccagtcacacacacacacacacccatcgcAACACTTTAATATTTATGTGCACGCTTACATAACAGCTGTCATATCCCAGCGTTTATCTGGCTCCCTGAGCCACTTTGGTGTGAAAACTCCatttcctcgtctcctctctcaccaTGTGAGGagctgccttttttctttttttttaaacaaacaggCACTGTTAAACTGAGCGCTTTTCAGCCGGTCACTCCATTAAGCCGGAACACAAACATTCCCACTGGTCGAGCGAGTTGCCCCGGCAACAAGGCGGGCGGGATGGGACTAGATGTTGTGGTCGGACCAACGCTTCCATTTGATCATTAACCGGGGACAGTTATTATTGCTATTAGCCACGCTGGCGGCGTAGCTAATATGTCGATGGCTTTTTAATAGTCGAGATGTTCGTTGTCTCCAGAGGACCACTCTGACTTCTCCTCCGACACTtccatgaggttgacatttgtgtgtttggagtGATATCTCTCGACTCAGACGGAGCGCTGAAGTCAATTGATCGATTTGACAATCAACTGGAATTTGATGAAAATTAATCCAGAtagtgaatctttttttattttaactttttaaaatccccCAAATTTTCTGACATGTGATGTGTTCTTTTAAATAGtatgtgacagtaaactgaatgtctttgcaTTTTTGGAATGTTGGTCAGAcaagtagtttttaaaattgtgatgAAATTATCACCGATTTTTCACCAATTTTGCACCATTTCTCTTTATTGTTTGACGTTTTATCGGTCGATTAATCCTGAAAACAATCACCAAGTAAACTGCGAATAGGTTGCCATTCATTTTCCACCTCAGGATCAATTTCCAGTAACTCGAGTGATCCCTGAACTCTTCGTCAGGTTGACATTCTAACAAATACCTGCAGCGGTGCTGCTACTACAGCTATCACCGTCAactctctgttctgtttgtgagaaaacaaacacgtgCGAGCTGCTCACACAGTATCCATCCCTCAGACGTGCAGTCAGCTGAACATTTGCGCCTTGCACCAATTCCCAGGTTATCGCGACGAGACAGATTGTCGGGGCTCTTTCTCTCGGCTGCGCTCGGCGGCCTGATCCGATCTCAGCGTGGCAAACTTCCCCCCGCTAATGACATGAGCTTTGAATTGCTCCCCCGAGAGGTTCGCGTGTTTGCCAAATTAAAGGAAACAACCGCGAACTGAAGTGCGGCTCTCAAAGCGGAGACGGCTGTGATGAACCAGTTAAAGGCttggcattttaaaaaaatatattaaaaaattggCTACTAGATTTTTGTATTtagccggcggcggcggctgcgacGCGGTGCACCATGTATAAATGGAGATATGTAAGTTGAAGCGGCACGAGTCCTCAACACCTTTATCTGCTTGTTTTTTGCAGATAGCAGAAGCAGCCAAGACGTCCTCTCAGGCGGATGACTTGTACCTGGATGACACAGGCTCAGGAGGTTATTACCCTGAAGACGACGATGACTTTAACTCGGGGTCTGGCTCAGGTAAGACacgttaaacacacacacacacacacacacaccctgactacagacacacacactcgggcaCACAGGCAATTACCCTGAGGCGTGATGATATTCATTGCCAAGCCAAGTTTTATggacctttttcttcttcttcttcttcttcttctctcaccgGTAGACTAAAGTTGTGCCAGaacttcctccctcctcactcttgatctctcttgtttctctgcctctctttgccTTTCGCCGCCACTCTCCCTTTTTCCGTCCCTCACTCGATGCGAACTGAGAACGCCTTGTCGCCCAGTCCTCCGCGGGCAAGTGCGCAAATTTCAGAGCGGGGAGGCGGGACGGTGATCAATAACGCTAATGTCTCCGCTCCGCCACTCGGCATGCTGGGAAATTCACGCCGTGAATCGTAGATCCCCAAAAATTGCTGAAGTTAAGCGAGACAAAGTGCACGGACACTTCCGGACGTGACAATAATATCCGCAGGAGCGAATGACCTGTCATGCGGTAGTGTTAAGTTTCACCCAGCGAGCATTTCCCCCGACATCTTATTTCCCCGTTTCATTGGGCAACGTCGTTAACCTGCATGTGCACGACGCGCTCTTCCTCCCAGGAGGCGGCGAGGAGGTGGTGCTGGAGGAGACGGTGACCGTCAGTATGGTGTATTTCGAGCCCAACGCGGCACAACCCACCCAGGACTCCACCAAAGATTTCACCCCCCGCGTGGACACAGCCACGGTGCGGGAAAAGGCGAAGGACAGCACGCCCAGGAAACCGTTCAGAACAGAGGTGAGGAAAAAGGACTCTAATGGAGACGGGCCAACAAACGAGAATTGATTTTTATTCAGTGTTCTAACCAGGTTGGCTGAAGAAGTGCTCAGAAGCGATAAAGACGAGACAGAAAGTTTTCTCTAAATGTACAGTAGGCTTCTTCACTCAGAGGATCAAGAATAATGTCGATGATTCACGTCAATCTCATTTATGTCCAATTAAATATGACGCTACATCTGGGGGAGGGTTGGATTAGCTTTGCATAAAGGAATTAAAGCAAAGGGAAACAGATAAGCCTTTATAAGTCCACAACTATCGCTGTCGGTATATTATCCCAAAAAGCATCTTAATTCATGAGCACGGTGTTACCgggtttgtgtttatttctttaaagggACAATGCACATTCAGTCACACGCATACTTGAGTCCCAACATGTAAATATTCCAGATTTAGCCATACGGGCGAGTTTTCATCTACACTTCCCAGGCAGGTTGAAGGtaaaattcatatatatatatatatataaacacacaagtACATTCACAGACACTTACAGACATCATTCACAAAGCACatgggaggaagaaaagtaaaatTGATTATTagaaacagtaaaaacacatcTGTATATCGGCGCCGTGGCCGAACCGCGTCTCCAGACGCCgacgtgtttgcgtgtgcgaTAACCGTCGATCATGGTTCCCATCCTCTCCGTGTCTCGTGGTGCGCCAGGCGTCCACGCAGAGTCTCCCCCTTTTTATCCCCGctgaggaataataataatccccgGTGGCTCATTTCTAGCCAGCCCTGACTCTGGCGCGGCACGGCACGGCACCTCGGCGTGTCTTCATCTGACCCAGTATATGTCATCAAATCCCCCCTCGTAATACCGCGAGCCGTGAGGTCGCTTTCAGGATAAAGATCAAGTGCTCACGTCATTTCTCGGTGTTTTCGCTCAGTtgcaaattgtgtgtgtgtgtggggggggggggggggggattacatCTCTCTCGAACATAATCACATATTCTGGAACTGTCCTAGATCTCACTTCTGGGTTCACAGCTCCTACTGTACTGTGCCGCGCCGTGCTGCGGGCTGCATCTGTTTGGGATTAGTCGCCAAAGGTCTCAGACCCACCCACCCAGCCACCCACCCCTCTTGTCACTACCACTCCCCTTGGTCAACTGCACTGGTTCCATTCTTCGATAGTACTGGAAAAAGCGCAGGATACAATCTTCTCtattgggttagggttaggaagAGTTAAACATTTTGCAACACtgcaattatttattatatggGAAGATTGGTACTTTGCATAGAGCGTGAATCCTGGACACCAGAGGAACAAAGTCCAGCAAACGGCTCCTCGAATGCTCACCAATTAACACCACGCACCCCTGTCACTTATATCGTGTTTGTTGCGTCATGTTTTCCTGAGTCTTGTCACTGTAAGGTTTTCAAGGTAACCAGCAGAAACGTGTGAGAGTTTAAGAGCCTGGCCCGAAAAACCCAAAAATTGCCCTGCACTTACAAATCCCCCAAAAGACGGATTTAGGGATTATGCAATAACACCCAAATGAACCCGAGTCCTCCGAACACTCAGACCAGGAATACTGGAGGAGAGAATGTGACCGTCAGCTGTCAGTAAAATCAAAATCCCACTttaaactctctctcttccttcctcctcacccAGGCACCAGTGCCAGTTACAGACGACATGCAGAGGAACCAGATGACTAGTACGACTAGTGTGCCCGGCTCACCCCAGGAGGCCGTCGAGGTTCACACCGAAAACCTCTTCCAGAGGACGGAGGTGTTGGCAGGTATGCATCGCAGGAAGCGAAACCAAGAGACACCAAAGCGTTTtcacactgggcatgtgcgtgaCTGtggtgaacaggaagcagattgacTCCTCTGTAGTCGGTTGCTTGgttacagggggaaaaaaaaggagaaacaacaatggtgaagagtaagagcagggatttctctTCGCGGGAACTGTTACGGAAAGGAGGTGCGAGCAGCGATGTGCGTCGGTTTGTGGAGTTGTCACCTCCTGAGGAACCagtcaggaagcgaatgcgAGCGACTGCCTCGTCGTTTCGCAACGACTCCATTTTTTAAACTGGGGTGTTCAAACGGAAATGTCCATTCAAGGCAATCAAATATCCGTAGAATTGCGGACGGCAGGCGAACCTAGCAACAGTGATACATTTCCGAGTAAACTTGTAGTAGTGCGGATGTAGTCATAGTAACCACCAAAGATCGAACTCACAAGGACACAACTATGTCCCAGTGACCCGACTGCGACCTTGTGTTCTCAGCGAgatctttctttatttttggcCTGAGCAACTCCGTTTTGTTCTCCACCGGCAAGTTCTCTGATGCACTCCGGGAgcgtttgtttttaatctgcaatatgttgccccccccccgagtctGCCACCTGATCCACTTTTTCGGAAATAATTACTTTCAATAAACTCCGTCTGCATCCCTCTTTGAAGGCCTCGCAGGATTCGCGGCGTTGTGGGCGTTTTCATGTGCCCATGCTCAGAATAGatgagagatggtggagaggaaACTATTTGACTCGAAATCACGGCGCATCTCCGGCGACGTTTCTCTTTCGCCGCGCGTCTGAGGCAAACGCTGATTGGCACCTCACTCGCACTTTGTTGTTACATCCATCTGGCGTTGGCAACATCGACGAGCCGCAAATCAGGACAGACTCTCTTCACATCTCTCTCGCCGATTGATAGgctcatttcctcttttgcaTATTGTTCTTGGATTGTgatgggagaaaagaaaaatgtgactgCCAACATAAAGTCTTCAGATAATGCATTTAGAGTGGAAATGTATGTCTAATGTGGTCACCTCCACTCTTCgttccctcctccacctcattcaatTTACCCTTCCTCCAGCTCATAACCATTAATCTTCATCTCCTGCATGAAATCCTATGAAAAATAATTGCCCGTAATGTAATTTTCATTTATTCGCTCCGCGCACGGTGCTGCGGCGTCTCGGAGCTCGGCGGTTGGGCGTGCGCCAGGGTCTTTACCCATGGGGCCGCGGGGGGGCCGGTCAACATGTGGAAACctaaagaggagcagagggcgGATTGTGGCACCGGGAGACACCTTAAACAGATTAGGAAGCTATAAAGAACCTCAGCCAGGCATAATTGGTAAGGGAGAGTGAAATAAGCGCATGTGGCGAGTGAGGAGAGTCGGGGTCAAAGCGGATTTCTTAATACAGCCTTGGTGGATTTAATTCAGATTTCCCCTTTTGTGTTAACCCACTGTTGGCCTGCTGGTTTACAATGTGTCCGTCACAGAGAGTTTTAACTTCAAACATGTTCTGTCTTTTGCCTCACGGGGGCCGTGAAGCTCCGTCCCCCTGGACATTATAGTCACAGATTAATTCGCAATAATTTGTCACagcaaaagaaatgttgaaaatcCAAACTCACgggagttttttttcagattaagatTGAAACCCAAACCATGTAAAATCCCAAATGGCGCAGGACTCCTTCATCCCCTCGGCCCGGAAGTCAGTCCGGCCTCGTGCTAACctaaatggaagaagaaaaacccctTTTTCTGTTGAAATAAATCATATCCTTCGGTGCGGCCGCTTTGAATTAGCAGAGATCGTCCGTCATAAAAAATCTTCTCTAGAGCaaattttggggttttgtgaCCAAAGAAATTCCGAGGGGCTTAGATATTTCCATGCAGAGCCCTGACAATCAGGGTTGGGGTCTGTTTTAATGTAACATCAAAtataggggggggggagtaatcTGTGCCACCAGCTCCTTTCTTCTGAAGTCCCGATCGGCCGTCACTGATTGGAACGCAGACCTTGTCCAATCAGCCGCACTCTGGGAGCGACGCAGCTCCGTGTACCAATCAAGGACCGGAGCATTGAAATCCCCTTAGTGGAAGACTAACTCCGAAAACTCACGGCGCATTAGAGGAGGGGAAATGAACCGCAGAGAAAACAAGTCTGACTCCGTCGATTGAGATTGACATTCTTCAACGGCGTCGGTTCCGACGTCCTGCCGCCGGCGCTCGCGGCTCCGTTTCGCTGCGTTGAATCCCCTCCGTTTTTTTGGCAATGTGCTGTTCTGCTGCATTAGCGTTCCGATTTATTTCCAACGACGCGGCAGAAGGCGCGCGTGACAAAAGAGGGCGGCCACGCGTGGTCTGTAAATAATGATGGAAGGTTTTAATTAGAGGGAATAATATAAATGCAGTAGGGTGAAGCTGTGAGAGATGCGGTTCGTTGAGTCGCAGAGAGCTGCACGGGACAGGGCACGAGCCAAAGTGTTCTCCTTGTCCTCAAGTGTCCATATTATAAGCTTGCAGAAACAGGGGCCATGGCATAAGCCTCTGGTTTTGATTCTGAAAAAAATGCTACGATTGGCATTTTCGGAGGCTCGATGTGCCCGAGAAATTGCCGCAGGGCCAGAATCATTGCCAgcgcttcttttcttttgccaaatggaaaatgaagccgTCGCGAAGCACGAGATAGAGGACGCACTTGATGTTAAATCATAAGGAGGCCgcgtagttttttttaagtagccTGCAATTTAAGGGTTCCATCTCCACGAGTAGACACCGATTTTCACCTTCCGAGCATCGGTGGTtaacctccccctctctgtctcttcccctTCTCAGCCGTCATCGCAGGCGGCGTGATCGGCTTCCTGTTCgccatcttcctcatcctcctgctcgTCTACCGCATGAGGAAGAAGGACGAGGGCAGCTACGACCTGGGGGAGAGGAAACCCTCCGGCGCGGCCTATCAGAAGGCGCCGACCAAGGAGTTTTACGCATAAGGTCCTCGGGGCCccgccccccatcccccccatCCCCAATCCCATCACCAGATTGACAACTCTTCGAGAGACTGTGAAAAAACGCAGTccacaacaacgacaacaacaacaacaacaacatcagcaaatCTCTTACGTACACGGCGAGAAACACACGAGGAGGAAAATTTGTTTTCAAGTTGATTATGGAAAAATAGCATAAAGGAAAGCTTTTGCATTGAGTGTTGTGAGTaagatcttttctttcttctttaaaaaaaaacaaacaaacaatgaaaaccaAGCATTTTTCTCATGTCACGGCGAATCTCAgtgtatttaaacattttgtgtaTCATTGGAAAAAGGCTGAAAAACAGGATCCGTCGAGGGCGAGGAAGCGGATCACGTCCGTCTTCTGTCAgaggagctgttttttttttagtcgcTGGCTACTTCTAACTGTAGCAGTGCGTTATTTgtaaagaaaatttaaaaaaaatcaaaagtggAAATAACTGAGGATAATTATTCCGTATCAATCCTACGTTCATTTGTCtcgtttttaattttttgtccgAGCATGTCCGATGTTGATCTCCTAAAGGTGTACTACATTAATTTATCTTTTctctgatgtttaaaaaaaaga from Scophthalmus maximus strain ysfricsl-2021 chromosome 22, ASM2237912v1, whole genome shotgun sequence includes the following:
- the sdc2 gene encoding syndecan-2 yields the protein MRNVWIILTLGLTAALSGERIAEAAKTSSQADDLYLDDTGSGGYYPEDDDDFNSGSGSGGGEEVVLEETVTVSMVYFEPNAAQPTQDSTKDFTPRVDTATVREKAKDSTPRKPFRTEAPVPVTDDMQRNQMTSTTSVPGSPQEAVEVHTENLFQRTEVLAAVIAGGVIGFLFAIFLILLLVYRMRKKDEGSYDLGERKPSGAAYQKAPTKEFYA